The following are from one region of the Bacillus methanolicus MGA3 genome:
- a CDS encoding DUF5317 domain-containing protein — translation MVFDGIILSFIVGFLRKGNLKAMSQLKIKWGWVFPLLLAIQFLIFAFQNDVKILGQISGYIYIVVYILGMLFLFMNRHHKGFMLILIGVFLNFLVMAVNGGRMPVSLEAASVLEPGYLKALKEELYAKHAILTESTKLGFLGDIIPLTKPYPRTQIISIGDVIMNIGIFFFIQHLMLDHIKEKKTADATSTNLKGGEPR, via the coding sequence ATGGTATTTGATGGCATCATATTATCGTTTATTGTTGGCTTTTTGCGAAAAGGGAATTTAAAAGCTATGTCACAGCTAAAAATAAAGTGGGGATGGGTCTTTCCGCTTTTATTGGCTATTCAATTTCTGATCTTTGCCTTTCAAAATGATGTCAAAATACTTGGACAGATAAGCGGATATATATATATCGTTGTTTATATTCTCGGAATGCTCTTTTTATTTATGAATCGGCACCACAAAGGATTTATGCTTATTTTAATCGGTGTGTTTCTAAATTTTCTCGTAATGGCTGTAAATGGAGGAAGAATGCCTGTTTCTTTAGAGGCTGCATCTGTTTTGGAACCAGGGTATTTAAAAGCACTTAAAGAAGAATTATACGCAAAGCACGCCATTTTAACTGAATCTACTAAGCTTGGGTTTTTGGGCGATATTATCCCATTAACGAAGCCTTATCCGCGGACCCAGATTATTAGCATCGGCGATGTAATTATGAACATCGGAATCTTCTTTTTCATCCAGCATTTAATGCTCGATCATATTAAGGAAAAAAAGACTGCCGACGCCACCTCCACCAATTTAAAAGGAGGTGAACCAAGATGA
- a CDS encoding WD40 repeat domain-containing protein, which yields MNKKATRKKFFGSAGLIVFSSLLLTSPFPVLAVENNLTENVSIELDDSQIPVEKPVKPAKKLDVDTNATFTKIGPQVFNGTALAAAFGKSPDNQPYMYVLQHGTPSALSIINLASGKTEKIFTLENSTSAWGIDVDENQKVWIGGTSSGHLYEYDPQSQNLKDYGNVLKHGRDTAILDLDAAGGRIYGSTAYEGTVFSYIPEIGERIDYDQISKGKQFAKSVYFDDELQSIFIGIGSKAELIRYDIRTKIRYRFLPWEYRNEKYISDIQIVDQYLFARLDPSHKILVFDKKTLKLLDVIDATSKTISAKSPDGDRVFYTNNGELYAYNYKSKEIVKIKAPLKGMDAINLGFVELNQKEYPGYTLVGLLSNNGNYFLYNLQTGKFSLEKINLAQLPVTLYTMTENPEKDKIIINGFMSGGLTVYDIETGKTTEIKGISQIESMVFFNNKLFLGTYPKAKLLEIDLPRAWNSSSIKELQRYSELGQERTTALLGVSENNKLFIGTYPETSTGGGLLSVYDLKTNKAINYENYIPDQSIISLTNLNGFVYGGTTVFANHKKSAENATFFRFPINNPGQKEKIKLPFKATMVNSLINRKNDKTIWGMADGKLFKYEIESGDFDFIEIVPAISGRFKNAKILFGNDGNIYGTVEGILFKANPDTLDVTILKKEGAHDLAIDKYGNLYFRNEADMWKYHYQEEGSGPN from the coding sequence ATGAATAAAAAGGCAACGAGAAAAAAGTTTTTTGGGTCAGCTGGACTAATTGTTTTCAGCTCTTTACTACTAACTTCTCCTTTTCCGGTGTTGGCCGTAGAAAATAATTTAACAGAGAATGTTTCAATTGAGTTGGATGATAGTCAAATACCTGTAGAAAAGCCGGTTAAGCCTGCCAAAAAGCTCGATGTAGATACAAATGCAACGTTTACCAAAATAGGTCCACAGGTTTTTAATGGAACCGCTCTGGCAGCTGCATTTGGAAAATCGCCTGATAACCAGCCTTATATGTACGTGCTGCAACACGGCACACCATCAGCATTAAGTATTATTAATCTTGCTTCCGGAAAGACTGAAAAAATTTTTACTCTGGAAAACTCAACAAGTGCATGGGGTATAGATGTAGATGAAAATCAAAAAGTCTGGATTGGAGGAACTTCTTCCGGACATCTATATGAGTATGATCCACAATCCCAAAATCTGAAAGATTATGGAAACGTGTTAAAGCATGGCCGCGATACAGCCATTTTAGATCTTGATGCAGCCGGCGGAAGAATTTACGGCTCTACAGCTTATGAAGGAACGGTTTTTTCATACATACCTGAAATCGGTGAACGTATAGATTATGATCAAATAAGCAAAGGAAAACAATTTGCGAAAAGTGTATATTTTGATGATGAATTACAAAGTATTTTCATTGGGATCGGCTCTAAGGCTGAATTGATCCGATATGACATCCGCACAAAAATCCGGTATCGATTTTTGCCATGGGAATACCGAAATGAAAAATATATTTCCGATATTCAAATAGTTGATCAATACCTTTTTGCCCGCCTTGATCCAAGCCATAAGATATTAGTTTTTGACAAAAAAACGTTGAAACTTTTAGACGTAATTGATGCTACTTCTAAAACGATTTCTGCTAAATCTCCGGATGGAGACCGTGTTTTTTATACAAATAATGGAGAACTTTACGCTTACAATTACAAATCAAAAGAAATTGTAAAAATCAAGGCTCCATTAAAAGGTATGGATGCGATCAACCTTGGTTTTGTGGAATTAAACCAAAAGGAATATCCAGGCTATACACTTGTTGGATTACTTAGCAACAATGGAAACTATTTCCTCTATAACTTGCAAACCGGAAAATTTTCTTTAGAAAAAATCAATCTTGCCCAGCTTCCCGTCACTCTGTATACAATGACAGAAAACCCGGAAAAGGATAAGATCATCATAAATGGATTTATGTCAGGAGGATTGACGGTTTACGACATTGAAACAGGAAAAACTACTGAGATTAAAGGGATAAGTCAAATTGAATCAATGGTATTCTTTAATAACAAACTATTCCTTGGTACCTATCCAAAAGCAAAATTACTGGAAATAGATTTGCCACGCGCCTGGAATAGCAGCAGCATTAAGGAATTACAGCGATACAGTGAACTTGGCCAAGAACGAACTACTGCTTTATTAGGAGTATCTGAAAACAACAAATTGTTTATCGGGACATATCCGGAAACAAGCACTGGGGGTGGACTGCTTTCAGTCTATGATCTTAAAACGAATAAAGCGATTAACTACGAAAATTATATTCCCGACCAGAGCATCATTTCGTTAACTAATTTAAACGGTTTTGTATACGGCGGAACGACTGTTTTTGCCAATCATAAAAAATCGGCAGAAAATGCGACTTTTTTCCGGTTCCCAATCAATAACCCTGGACAAAAAGAGAAAATAAAACTTCCTTTTAAAGCTACTATGGTTAATTCTTTAATTAACCGGAAAAACGACAAAACCATTTGGGGAATGGCCGATGGAAAGCTGTTTAAATACGAAATTGAAAGCGGAGATTTTGATTTTATCGAAATTGTTCCGGCGATCTCCGGCCGTTTTAAAAACGCGAAAATTCTTTTTGGGAATGATGGAAATATTTATGGAACAGTAGAAGGAATTCTTTTTAAAGCCAATCCGGACACACTAGATGTAACAATCCTGAAAAAAGAAGGCGCTCATGACCTGGCAATCGATAAATACGGAAACCTATACTTCCGCAACGAAGCAGACATGTGGAAATACCATTACCAAGAAGAAGGGTCTGGCCCCAACTAA
- a CDS encoding UDP-glucose dehydrogenase family protein, translated as MKTIAVVGTGYVGLVTGVCLADIGHRVTCIDIDERKVATMQQGISPIFEPGLDELMKKNIENGRLSFTTSHQEAFTDADVIYIAVGTPQRADGSANLQFIEQVAKDIAENIIRNGVVVVTKSTVPVGTNDKVKRWIQEHLEYDVQFDVVSNPEFLREGSAIYDTFYGDRIVIGAENERAANIVEEVNKPFGIPVFKTDIRSAEMIKYASNAFLATKISFINEIANISEKLGANIEDVAYGMGLDSRIGSKFLKAGIGYGGSCFPKDTKALVQIAGDVEHKFDLLEAVINVNNKQQVRLVELALERFISLRGKKVAMLGLAFKPNTDDMREAASIVMAERLMKEGAVVVAYDPIAIENAKKFIGDKITYVETIESALDQADAVFIVTEWDQIKNLPLDTFAKLMKEPVVFDGRNCYKLEEVKKHYIEYYSIGRPSIKEGVWPLLK; from the coding sequence ATGAAAACCATTGCTGTAGTGGGCACAGGCTACGTCGGTTTAGTAACAGGGGTTTGTTTAGCTGATATCGGTCATCGTGTCACATGCATTGATATTGATGAACGGAAAGTAGCAACGATGCAGCAAGGGATTTCACCGATTTTTGAGCCGGGTTTGGATGAGTTAATGAAGAAAAATATTGAAAATGGCAGGCTTTCATTTACGACGAGCCACCAAGAAGCGTTTACGGATGCGGATGTGATCTATATAGCGGTCGGTACGCCGCAGAGAGCAGATGGTTCGGCTAATTTACAGTTTATTGAGCAAGTCGCCAAAGATATAGCGGAAAACATTATACGCAATGGTGTTGTTGTTGTGACGAAGAGTACTGTTCCGGTTGGCACGAATGATAAAGTGAAACGTTGGATTCAGGAACATTTAGAGTATGATGTGCAGTTTGATGTTGTTTCGAATCCGGAATTTTTACGAGAGGGCTCGGCAATTTATGATACATTCTACGGCGATCGCATTGTCATCGGAGCTGAAAATGAGCGGGCTGCTAATATTGTTGAAGAAGTGAACAAGCCGTTTGGAATTCCAGTTTTTAAAACAGATATTCGCAGTGCAGAAATGATTAAATACGCATCTAACGCTTTTTTGGCGACAAAGATTAGTTTTATTAATGAAATTGCGAATATTAGTGAAAAGCTGGGTGCAAATATTGAAGATGTCGCTTATGGAATGGGCTTAGATTCGCGAATTGGTTCGAAATTCTTAAAAGCCGGCATCGGCTATGGAGGCTCTTGTTTTCCGAAAGATACGAAGGCACTCGTGCAAATTGCTGGAGATGTTGAGCATAAGTTTGATTTGTTGGAAGCGGTTATTAATGTCAATAATAAACAGCAAGTGAGGTTAGTGGAACTTGCTCTTGAGCGTTTTATTAGTTTGCGAGGAAAGAAAGTGGCGATGCTTGGGTTGGCATTTAAGCCGAATACAGATGATATGCGGGAGGCAGCTTCCATAGTCATGGCTGAACGGCTAATGAAAGAAGGCGCAGTGGTTGTTGCCTATGACCCAATTGCAATTGAAAACGCGAAGAAATTTATTGGTGATAAAATAACATACGTTGAAACGATTGAATCGGCCTTGGACCAAGCAGACGCTGTTTTTATCGTTACGGAATGGGATCAAATAAAAAATCTGCCTCTTGACACATTTGCAAAGCTAATGAAGGAACCAGTCGTCTTCGATGGAAGGAATTGTTACAAATTAGAGGAAGTAAAAAAACATTATATCGAATATTACTCAATCGGCCGGCCTAGTATAAAAGAAGGGGTCTGGCCCCTACTAAAGTAG
- a CDS encoding transposase, with protein sequence MVRKRREWYPGATYHIMSRGIRKLPIFYDDEDRKVYLKQMLKVRERYPFKLHCYCLMTNHIHLLLETDQFPPSDIIRLLHTRYAIYFNHRHQLSGHVFQGRFAAKLIDSLTYFLEASRYIHRNPMEAGMAEKAQDFLWSSYIAYFDTSVLPFITTEKTLSYFESPSAKNYQLFVEMERSDE encoded by the coding sequence ATGGTAAGAAAACGAAGAGAATGGTATCCTGGCGCCACTTACCACATTATGAGCCGGGGAATTAGAAAACTGCCTATTTTTTATGATGACGAGGACCGAAAAGTTTATTTGAAACAAATGTTAAAAGTAAGAGAAAGATACCCCTTTAAGCTTCACTGTTATTGCCTTATGACAAACCACATTCATCTTCTTTTAGAAACGGATCAATTTCCTCCATCTGATATAATCCGCCTGCTTCACACTCGTTATGCAATCTATTTTAACCATCGCCATCAATTATCCGGACACGTTTTTCAAGGCCGATTTGCTGCTAAACTAATTGATAGTTTAACCTATTTCTTAGAAGCCAGCCGGTACATTCATCGCAACCCGATGGAGGCAGGAATGGCAGAGAAGGCTCAAGATTTTCTTTGGAGCAGTTATATTGCTTATTTTGACACCTCTGTACTCCCATTTATCACCACCGAAAAAACCCTCTCCTATTTTGAAAGCCCATCTGCCAAAAACTACCAACTATTTGTTGAAATGGAACGATCCGACGAATAA
- a CDS encoding S8 family peptidase: MKKWAKHAALAAGLGLAASSVLAPLAVSAESKISRQPGVAAIQTDQPFLQKKLDQTEKPALSDDTLIIKFKKPLTQKEHQIAGGILIKQFSDLNYAVVKVKDKKNLHNIIKKYQNFSQVVSVNPSAFYKPLSLKDPKISEQYQIDLLHLEKAQQLAGKNKVIVAVIDQGIDVNHPDLKGRILPGYNAVNPMNQGTPDFHGTHVAGIIAANKNNGIGGYGVNPNAKILPIDVFDRQWIASDYAIAQGILYAVEKGAKVINMSLGGPMPSPIIEEALKKAAEKNVVVIAAAGNTGDNTLNYPAAYEGVISVGSINNEKKLSDFSTYGTSVDLVAPGEEVYSTIYEYEKKSSYRKLSGTSMASPMVAGVASLLLSKYPKLTPLQVEYILEHTSEDLGDKGFDIKYGNGLVNPVAALQFDMKKLPPLTKGTWTEKEILDKAESVSLTNKVDLKGSITKPFEEKWYKTEVKKGELVQFILEGAPQYDYKLMVHLYSPNGKTLLDINKVREGETEGKLFEAPYSGTLVFGVKDVNGSFDDSGRALSKYKLTVEKTSEKPVDESNIQKPLNIELPYHSNKNFTLVGQDGDDDFYKFSVKEQQVIKVDLSALPGVDTSISVYTADQFSLPDDSELSEEEKKAYLEKMLTGKNPIEPAFYSNNAGKSEGETLTFTAMPETEYIIRISNKVENYFGMYDYFMNFDMLDEEQVPESSLVPYDLKVEGKVIPPDEDMFPISNDEEDAGAEKQLDKQREAIVESSKSEEEIDNVEMIKEGSQSYQIGNEASGYLQAFEDEDWFAVTPKETGIYEFDLSKNEASIPMMEIYQIQEEKDENGKTIKSLNEIGSNVNWGWNDAIVDEKLITGLKKDETYYIKLSVNNLNGDISFNPYKFHSKLILKNPQDKHEDNDSLENIKNLPGSVVVGNFAMPNDQDVFYLESKSNQVYGVSIEQKAVDQKWRSKYPKELIKPFYGMAAVFEDVNKNRKLDEKEYDRVQNIENGFLNGTTFGSFKAEKNKNYIIIVNGFVDGNLPLTLLPYKLTIGPVNQNDEDKGSVVKNNIPSKPLGLKKISSKQLKAAGYLNAGVPYGDEDWYVLKLDKDTKGKIELSAGIEVDGVISIYKNGKQIVSSDIYPEGDSEVLYFHLKKGTYHIKVRDTFGHTTLTPYTLSIQFQ; the protein is encoded by the coding sequence ATGAAAAAATGGGCCAAGCATGCCGCATTAGCAGCTGGACTTGGTTTAGCTGCAAGTAGTGTTTTAGCGCCGCTAGCGGTTTCTGCTGAATCAAAGATTAGTAGACAGCCCGGTGTTGCAGCAATTCAAACCGATCAGCCTTTTTTGCAAAAAAAATTGGACCAAACTGAAAAACCTGCGTTAAGTGATGATACGTTAATTATCAAATTTAAGAAACCGCTTACACAAAAGGAGCACCAGATCGCCGGCGGCATCTTAATTAAGCAGTTTTCAGATTTAAATTATGCTGTTGTCAAGGTAAAGGATAAAAAGAACCTACATAATATCATTAAAAAATATCAAAATTTCAGCCAGGTTGTTTCTGTAAATCCTAGTGCTTTTTATAAACCACTTTCTTTAAAAGATCCCAAAATAAGCGAACAGTACCAAATAGACTTGCTTCATTTAGAAAAAGCCCAACAACTTGCAGGGAAAAATAAGGTTATCGTTGCAGTGATCGACCAGGGCATTGACGTTAATCATCCTGACTTAAAAGGACGCATCTTACCGGGCTACAACGCAGTCAATCCGATGAATCAAGGTACACCGGATTTTCACGGTACACATGTGGCCGGAATTATTGCAGCCAATAAAAACAACGGCATAGGCGGATATGGTGTAAATCCAAATGCAAAAATACTCCCAATTGATGTGTTTGACCGTCAATGGATTGCTTCCGACTACGCAATCGCCCAAGGGATTCTTTATGCAGTTGAAAAAGGTGCAAAAGTCATAAATATGAGTCTTGGCGGGCCAATGCCTTCTCCAATAATTGAAGAAGCATTAAAAAAGGCTGCTGAAAAAAATGTTGTAGTCATTGCGGCTGCTGGCAACACAGGAGATAACACTCTAAACTATCCTGCTGCATATGAAGGTGTGATTAGTGTAGGATCTATTAATAATGAAAAGAAACTCTCTGATTTTTCAACTTATGGAACTTCTGTCGATCTAGTTGCACCCGGTGAAGAAGTTTACAGTACAATCTATGAATATGAGAAGAAATCAAGCTATCGGAAACTGAGCGGAACATCAATGGCTTCCCCGATGGTTGCTGGTGTTGCTTCTCTTTTGCTATCAAAATATCCTAAGCTGACACCGCTGCAGGTAGAATATATTTTAGAACACACTTCTGAAGATCTCGGAGATAAAGGATTTGATATTAAATATGGAAATGGATTAGTCAACCCTGTTGCTGCTCTTCAATTCGACATGAAAAAGCTTCCGCCTTTGACAAAAGGAACATGGACAGAAAAAGAAATTTTAGATAAAGCAGAATCTGTCTCGTTAACAAACAAAGTGGATTTAAAAGGTTCAATTACGAAGCCATTTGAGGAAAAATGGTATAAAACGGAAGTGAAAAAAGGAGAGTTAGTTCAGTTTATTTTAGAAGGAGCACCTCAATACGACTATAAACTTATGGTGCATCTATATTCTCCGAATGGAAAAACTTTACTTGATATTAACAAAGTGAGAGAAGGAGAAACGGAAGGGAAACTATTCGAAGCCCCTTACTCAGGTACCCTTGTTTTTGGAGTCAAGGATGTAAATGGAAGCTTCGATGATTCCGGCAGGGCTCTTTCAAAATATAAGCTTACTGTCGAAAAAACTTCAGAAAAACCGGTGGATGAAAGCAATATTCAAAAACCGCTAAATATTGAACTTCCGTATCATTCCAATAAAAATTTTACTTTAGTGGGGCAAGATGGCGACGATGATTTTTACAAGTTTTCCGTCAAGGAACAACAAGTTATTAAAGTAGACTTATCTGCCTTGCCAGGTGTAGATACAAGTATTAGCGTCTATACGGCCGATCAATTTTCATTGCCTGATGATTCCGAATTGTCGGAAGAAGAGAAGAAAGCCTATTTAGAAAAAATGCTTACTGGCAAGAATCCGATTGAACCGGCATTTTACTCAAACAATGCAGGCAAGAGTGAAGGAGAAACCTTAACTTTTACGGCAATGCCAGAAACGGAGTATATAATCAGAATCTCAAACAAAGTGGAAAACTATTTTGGCATGTATGACTATTTTATGAATTTCGATATGCTTGATGAAGAGCAAGTGCCTGAATCTTCTTTGGTTCCATATGATTTAAAAGTTGAAGGAAAAGTAATTCCACCGGATGAAGATATGTTCCCGATTTCGAATGATGAAGAAGATGCGGGTGCTGAAAAACAACTGGATAAACAGAGAGAGGCTATTGTGGAATCTAGCAAATCTGAGGAAGAGATTGATAATGTTGAAATGATTAAAGAAGGTTCTCAATCTTACCAAATAGGAAATGAAGCAAGCGGCTACCTACAAGCGTTTGAAGATGAAGACTGGTTTGCTGTCACTCCGAAAGAAACGGGAATCTATGAGTTTGATTTATCAAAAAATGAAGCAAGCATTCCAATGATGGAAATCTATCAAATTCAAGAAGAAAAAGATGAGAATGGTAAAACCATAAAATCTTTAAATGAAATTGGTTCTAATGTAAACTGGGGCTGGAATGATGCTATTGTTGACGAAAAATTAATAACGGGCCTTAAAAAGGATGAAACATATTATATTAAGTTAAGTGTCAATAATTTAAATGGCGACATTTCATTTAACCCGTACAAATTTCATTCAAAATTAATTCTGAAAAATCCGCAAGATAAGCATGAGGATAATGATAGTTTAGAAAATATTAAAAATCTGCCCGGATCAGTGGTTGTAGGAAATTTTGCCATGCCGAACGATCAAGACGTATTCTATCTTGAATCAAAGAGCAATCAGGTTTACGGGGTGTCGATAGAGCAAAAAGCAGTTGATCAAAAATGGAGATCCAAATATCCAAAAGAGTTGATCAAGCCTTTTTATGGTATGGCTGCTGTTTTTGAAGACGTTAATAAGAACCGCAAACTTGATGAGAAAGAATATGATCGAGTCCAAAATATTGAAAATGGCTTTTTAAACGGAACGACATTTGGGTCATTTAAAGCAGAGAAGAATAAGAATTACATTATCATTGTTAATGGTTTTGTAGATGGAAATCTTCCGTTGACTTTATTGCCTTATAAGCTTACCATTGGGCCGGTAAATCAAAATGATGAAGATAAGGGTTCAGTAGTGAAGAATAATATTCCATCTAAGCCGCTGGGGCTTAAAAAAATAAGCAGCAAGCAATTGAAGGCTGCCGGTTACCTTAATGCAGGAGTTCCATATGGCGATGAAGACTGGTATGTTCTAAAACTCGATAAGGACACGAAGGGTAAAATTGAGTTGTCTGCTGGTATTGAAGTTGACGGTGTCATATCTATCTATAAAAACGGCAAACAGATCGTATCATCAGACATCTATCCTGAAGGGGACAGTGAAGTCCTATACTTCCATTTGAAGAAAGGCACTTACCACATCAAAGTCAGAGATACATTCGGCCATACAACCTTAACGCCATACACCTTAAGCATTCAATTCCAATAA
- a CDS encoding efflux RND transporter periplasmic adaptor subunit — MGKWQRGVLIALLIVFITGNLFLILKKDSKIVRAAFIERWDPAKKENLSQIFHTSGVVAPLEEHHFYFDNHTGAFNKFLVNEGEVVTSGTPLFEYMTSDIEEEIKKIEIEKEKVENQITSLEDHINQLKDYRDSLTFDKEEKHSEKSILSGIERDIYEKELEKDLLEQEVKKYEEQLKVLDNESGKMTVVSDLDGVVEKVREDLKNPVVTVVSKEPSVKGTFNEEEMKKVSTGMKVYVSSGFFKKRVEGILYKVQEFPEGEPAVEKASRYPFTVRLETKDAGKPLFGSHVNVTVVTKEVNGAVAVPPDALVKEKAGSFIYIINKSGKLEKRKVSVGMKANGKTEIKEGLKKGELIITNPKAIQRGEGPSFITPLKADEISKKELKRLKKEEIWKPILKGFLSR, encoded by the coding sequence TTGGGAAAATGGCAACGTGGTGTTTTAATCGCATTATTGATTGTTTTTATAACGGGAAACTTGTTTTTAATTTTAAAAAAGGACAGTAAAATTGTTCGGGCCGCTTTTATTGAAAGATGGGATCCTGCAAAAAAAGAAAATCTTTCTCAAATATTTCATACTTCCGGAGTCGTTGCGCCTCTTGAAGAACACCATTTCTATTTTGATAACCATACAGGAGCGTTTAATAAATTTCTTGTAAACGAGGGAGAAGTGGTGACATCAGGGACTCCGCTATTTGAATACATGACATCGGATATCGAGGAGGAAATTAAAAAAATAGAAATTGAAAAGGAAAAAGTTGAAAACCAGATTACTAGTTTAGAAGATCATATCAATCAATTGAAGGATTATCGGGATTCTTTAACATTTGACAAAGAAGAAAAACACTCTGAAAAATCGATTTTATCCGGTATTGAAAGAGATATATATGAAAAAGAGCTGGAAAAGGACTTACTAGAGCAAGAAGTAAAAAAGTATGAGGAGCAGCTAAAGGTTCTGGATAACGAATCAGGGAAGATGACGGTTGTTAGTGATTTAGATGGGGTTGTAGAAAAGGTGAGAGAAGATTTGAAAAATCCTGTTGTGACGGTTGTTTCTAAAGAACCTTCTGTTAAAGGGACTTTCAATGAAGAAGAAATGAAAAAGGTGTCCACTGGAATGAAGGTTTATGTGTCATCCGGGTTTTTCAAGAAAAGAGTCGAGGGAATCCTTTATAAGGTCCAGGAATTTCCTGAAGGTGAACCAGCGGTGGAAAAAGCGAGCCGTTATCCTTTTACAGTCCGGTTAGAAACAAAAGATGCCGGAAAACCGCTGTTCGGTTCACATGTTAATGTAACGGTTGTAACGAAAGAAGTGAATGGAGCTGTTGCTGTTCCTCCGGATGCTTTAGTGAAAGAAAAAGCTGGTTCGTTTATTTATATCATTAATAAAAGCGGAAAACTCGAAAAACGTAAAGTTTCCGTCGGCATGAAAGCAAACGGAAAAACTGAAATTAAAGAGGGATTGAAAAAAGGAGAATTGATCATCACAAATCCAAAAGCAATTCAAAGAGGAGAAGGCCCATCCTTTATCACCCCATTAAAAGCAGATGAAATAAGCAAAAAAGAACTAAAAAGACTTAAAAAAGAAGAAATATGGAAACCCATCCTTAAAGGGTTTCTTTCTAGGTAA
- a CDS encoding MBOAT family O-acyltransferase: MIFNSYEFIFAFLPITWLVFFLLNKLELFKLSTIWLVVSSLFFYSWWNVAYLPLILILMIFNYLLGSVLRKSNSGRRARYLLVFGVAVNLAVLCYFKYYDFFISNINFAFHTNIPLLHLTLPLAISFFTFQKIAYLVDSYRKETEQYNFWKYALFVVFFPQLIAGPIVHHKEVIPQFSKALKVLNVENVSKGIFIFTIGLFKKVVIADTLAAWATAGFDTAGKLTFIDAWMTSLSYTFQLYFDFSGYTDMAIGAALLFNIRLPINFNSPYKAVNILDFWKRWHMTLTRFLTKYLYIPLGGNRKGTVRTYINVLIVFFLSGLWHGAGWTFIFWGTLHGIASLANRFWQQLGLRMNKYLSWFLTFQFVNVAWVFFRAKTWEDAIKVLKGMAGLNGFVLPEKFAGMLGFHGITPVKEMVLSTITGTSIIYMFVYIIIIFVIVLACRNSVKLMDDLKPNWQMAFFASALFMISIFNMTKVSEFLYFNF; the protein is encoded by the coding sequence ATGATTTTTAATTCTTATGAATTTATTTTTGCTTTTTTGCCGATTACTTGGCTGGTTTTCTTTTTATTAAATAAACTTGAGCTTTTTAAACTCTCAACCATTTGGCTGGTTGTAAGTTCTCTTTTTTTCTACAGCTGGTGGAATGTTGCCTATTTGCCGCTTATACTAATCCTTATGATTTTTAATTATTTATTAGGCTCTGTTTTAAGGAAATCAAATTCCGGCCGTCGTGCCCGATATTTGTTAGTTTTCGGAGTCGCTGTTAACCTTGCTGTACTTTGTTACTTTAAATATTATGACTTTTTCATTTCAAATATTAATTTTGCATTTCATACAAACATCCCATTATTGCATCTGACTCTGCCTTTAGCAATAAGCTTTTTTACCTTCCAAAAAATAGCTTATTTAGTGGACTCTTACCGAAAAGAAACTGAGCAATATAATTTTTGGAAGTATGCCCTGTTTGTCGTTTTCTTCCCTCAGTTAATCGCTGGGCCCATTGTTCACCATAAAGAGGTAATACCTCAATTCTCCAAAGCTTTAAAGGTACTAAATGTTGAAAATGTCTCAAAAGGGATCTTTATTTTTACAATTGGTTTATTCAAAAAGGTGGTCATTGCAGATACTTTAGCTGCATGGGCAACGGCTGGCTTTGACACAGCTGGAAAGCTGACTTTCATTGATGCCTGGATGACTTCTCTTTCTTATACGTTTCAATTATATTTTGATTTTAGCGGTTATACGGATATGGCAATTGGGGCTGCACTTTTATTTAACATTCGGCTGCCAATTAATTTTAATTCCCCTTACAAAGCCGTTAACATTCTGGATTTCTGGAAAAGATGGCATATGACTCTTACTAGATTTCTTACCAAATATTTGTATATCCCGCTTGGAGGAAATCGGAAAGGGACGGTCCGTACCTATATAAATGTTTTGATCGTGTTCTTTTTAAGCGGTTTATGGCACGGTGCCGGCTGGACGTTTATTTTTTGGGGAACATTGCATGGAATCGCTTCATTGGCAAATCGATTCTGGCAACAATTAGGTTTAAGAATGAATAAGTATCTTTCCTGGTTTTTGACTTTTCAATTTGTGAATGTTGCATGGGTATTTTTTAGAGCAAAAACATGGGAGGATGCCATAAAAGTATTAAAAGGAATGGCCGGTCTAAATGGTTTTGTTTTGCCGGAAAAATTTGCTGGAATGTTAGGTTTTCACGGTATTACTCCTGTTAAAGAAATGGTTCTCTCTACTATTACAGGGACCTCGATCATTTACATGTTTGTATATATCATCATTATTTTTGTCATTGTCCTTGCCTGCCGAAATTCAGTTAAACTAATGGATGATCTTAAACCTAATTGGCAAATGGCCTTCTTTGCAAGTGCACTTTTCATGATATCGATTTTTAATATGACAAAGGTTAGTGAATTTTTATACTTTAATTTTTAG